The stretch of DNA GAGGCAACCCTCAGAGGCGCCGGCCCACATCTGCCGCCACCCCGGCGAAGGCCGGGGCCCAGTTGGAAAGGTCGCAGTAACGGAGCGCGGCCTTGAGTTGGCAACGTCCCCCAACTGGGCCCCGGCCTTCGCCGGGGTGGCGTCTATAGGAGCGCGCTGCGAACACACAGAGCGCAAGAGTAGAAGTGTTCCCCCGCCAAGGCGGGGGCCCAGACTGGACTCCCGCCTTCGCGGGAGAACATCCCGCTCAAACCGGAAACGCCGGCGCCCCCTTCTTGTGCGCCAGCGCCGAAGCAACCGAAGTCACCCCACCAAACAAGAAGCTGATCCCCAACACATACCCCGGCAACGTCAACGCCGACCACGGCAGCGTCGCCAGCACGATCACCGCCAGCACGATGTTCACCACACCAAGCGCGATCATCAGCCACTTGCCCCGCCGAAACCGCGCCCCGAGCCCGATCTCCAAAGCGCCCCGCACGCCCAACCAAACCGCAATCAACAACGTCAGCGAGATCGCCCCCGTAGCCGGCTCGAACGCCATGATCAGCCCGATCACCAGCGACACCAGCCCGAACCCGATCGCATAGCCGCGCCCCTCATGCCCCTTGCCGGCAAACCCCGACACGATCGACACGATCCCGGCCGCAATGAGAAACGCCCCGATTACCAACGTCGCGGCATAGGTCGCGGAAAACGGCGACACGAACGCCATGATCCCGAGCACCACCGACAGCACGCCGTAAGCCAGGATCCACCCCCAGCCGGCCCCCGCCCGAGGCGTTCCCGCCGCCGTCGTTTCAGTCTCGGCAAAGTGCCCGCGTGGATCGGTCATAAACAAAGCTCCAGAAGTCCCCGCCGCAACGGCTCGTCGTGTCCGGGGTTCCGATCGGACTCATCCCGGCTGGTCGAATCACGCCACAGCGCCTACCTCTGGTCGATGCATTCCGGTTACGTCCCCCTCCGCGTTTTCTCCTGCTACACCATGCTCGACGGCGCCATCGATCCCAAGGCGATCGCCAAGCAGGCGCGCGCGCTGGGCTTCCCCGCCGCAGCCCTCACCGATCGCAACGGGCTCTACGCGGCGATGGCCTATTCGGATGCCGCCAAGAAGGACGGCGTGCAGCCGATCATCGGCGTGATGCTCGGCGTCGGTCGCCCCGACATGCCTGACAGCGTCGCGACGCAGTTCGACTGGATCGCGCTCTACGCGCAGAACATGACGGGCTACGACAACCTCTGCGCGCTCGTCTCGATGGCGCATCTCGACCGCCCGATCGAGATGCCCGCGCACGTCGATTTCGCAGCCCTCGAACGCCACACCGACGGCCTGATCGCACTGACCGCAGGCGGCGAGGGCGGTCTCGCCCGGCTGTTCGCGGAAGGCCAGCCCGACCGCGCCCGCGCCTATCTCGACCGCCTGCAAGGCCTGTTCGGCGATCGCCTCTACATCGAACTCGCGCGCCGCAACGACGCCACCGAGATGGCCGCCGAAAACGACCTCATCGACATCGCCTATGAGCGCAACCTGCCGCTGGTCGCGACCAACCCGTGCTGCTTCACCGAGAGCGCATTCGGCGACGCGCACGACGCCATGCTCTGCATCGCGCATTCGACCTATGTCGAGACCGAGGACCGCATCCGCAGCTGCCCCGAAGCCTGGATGAAACCCGCGCCGATGATGCATGAGATGTTCGCCGACCTCCCCGAAGCGATCGCCAACACCTTGGTGGTAGCCCAGCGTTGCGCGGTAATGGCGCCCTATCGGAAGCCGATCCTCCCCAGCCTCGCCGGCGATATCGAGGGCGAGGCGAAGCTGCTCCGCGACGACGCCGAAGCCGGCTTGGAAGCACGCCTCGCCCGGATTACCGAACTCCACGGCGAAGGCGAAGAGGGCTGGCGAGACGTGTACCGCAAGCGCCTCGCGTTCGAGGTCGACGTGATCGTC from Sphingomonas faeni encodes:
- a CDS encoding HdeD family acid-resistance protein, yielding MTDPRGHFAETETTAAGTPRAGAGWGWILAYGVLSVVLGIMAFVSPFSATYAATLVIGAFLIAAGIVSIVSGFAGKGHEGRGYAIGFGLVSLVIGLIMAFEPATGAISLTLLIAVWLGVRGALEIGLGARFRRGKWLMIALGVVNIVLAVIVLATLPWSALTLPGYVLGISFLFGGVTSVASALAHKKGAPAFPV